One segment of Tenrec ecaudatus isolate mTenEca1 chromosome 1, mTenEca1.hap1, whole genome shotgun sequence DNA contains the following:
- the BRD4 gene encoding bromodomain-containing protein 4 isoform X4, giving the protein MWTRVPSGECDGIGSMSVESGSGTRLRNLPVMGDGLETTQMSTPQAQPQPQPTAAASANPPPPETSNPNKPKRQTNQLQYLLKVVLKTLWRHQFAWPFQQPVDAVKLNLPDYYKIIKTPMDMGTIKKRLENNYYWNAQECIQDFNTMFTNCYIYNKSGDDIVLMAEALEKLFLQKINELPTEETEILIVQAKGRGRGRKEAGTAKPGVSTVPNTTPALTPPHTQTPQANPPPVQAAPHPFPAVTPDLIVQTPVVTLMPPQSLQPPSSVPTQPPPPPPPAPQPVQSHPPIMAATPQPVKTKKGVKRKADTTTPTTIDPIHEPPSLPPEPKATKLGPRRESGRPVKPPKKDVPDSQQHPVPDKSSKVSEQLKCCSGILKEMFAKKHAAYAWPFYKPVDVEALGLHDYCDIIKHPMDMSTIKSKLEAREYRDAQEFGADVRLMFSNCYKYNPPDHEVVAMARKLQDVFEMRFAKMPDEPEEPLVAVSSPAVPPPTKVVAPPSSSDSSSDSSSDSDSSTDDSEEERAQRLAELQEQLKAVHEQLAALSQPQQNKPKKKEKDKKEKKKEKHKKKEEVEETKKSKAKEPPPKKTKKNNSNNNASKKEPAPVKNKPPPAYESEEEDRCKPMSYEEKRQLSLDINKLPGEKLGRVVHIIQSREPSLKNSNPDEIEIDFETLKPSTLRELERYVTSCLRKKRKPQAEKVDMMAGSSKMKGFSSSESESSSESSSSDSEDSETGPA; this is encoded by the exons AGTGCCCAGTGGAGAATGTGATGGGATCGGTAGCATGTCTGTGGAGAGTGGCTCTGGGACGAGATTGAGGAATCTGCCCGTGATGGGGGATGGACTAGAAACTACCCAGATGTCCACGCCgcaagcccagccccagccccagccaacCGCTGCAGCCAGCGCCAACCCCCCACCTCCTGAGACCTCCAACCCCAACAAGCCCAAGAGGCAGACTAACCAGCTGCAATACCTGCTCAAAGTGGTGCTCAAGACACTATGGAGACACCAGTTCGCGTGGCCTTTCCAGCAGCCTGTGGACGCTGTCAAGCTCAACCTCCCT GATTACTACAAGATCATTAAGACCCCCATGGACATGGGAACGATAAAGAAGCGTTTGGAAAACAACTATTACTGGAATGCTCAGGAATGTATTCAGGACTTCAACACAATGTTTACAAACTGTTACATCTACAACAAG TCTGGAGATGACATCGTCTTAATGGCTGAAGCCCTGGAGAAGCTCTTCTTGCAAAAAATCAATGAGTTGCCGACCGAGGAGACTGAGATCCTGATTGTCCAGGCGAAGGGACGAGGCCGAGGGAGGAAAGAAGCAG GGACAGCCAAGCCCGGTGTCTCCACGGTACCAAACACGACGCCAGCTTTGACGCCACCCcacacccagacccctcaggctAACCCACCGCCTGTGCAGGCCGCACCCCATCCCTTCCCTGCCGTCACCCCAGACCTCATCGTCCAGACACCTGTTGTGACATTGATGCCCCCCCAGTCCCTGCAGCCGCCCTCATCGGTGCCAACGCagcctcctcccccgcccccaccagcccCCCAGCCTGTGCAAAGCCACCCGCCCATCATGGCAGCTACCCCGCAGCCTGTGAAG ACCAAGAAGGGGGTGAAGAGGAAAGcagacaccaccacccccaccaccatcgaCCCCATCCACGAGCCACCCTCACTGCCACCGGAGCCCAAGGCCACCAAGCTGGGCCCACGGCGGGAGAGTGGGAGGCCTGTGAAGCCCCCGAAGAAGGACGTCCCTGACTCGCAGCAGCACCCGGTACCCGACAAGAGCAGCAAAGTCTCCGAGCAGCTCAAGTGCTGCAGCGGCATCCTCAAGGAGATGTTTGCCAAGAAGCATGCGGCCTACGCGTGGCCCTTCTATAAACCTGTGGACGTGGAGGCGCTGGGTCTGCACGACTACTGCGACATCATCAAGCACCCGATggacatgagcacaatcaag TCTAAACTGGAGGCTCGCGAGTACCGCGACGCTCAGGAATTTGGTGCCGACGTCCGATTGATGTTCTCCAACTGCTACAAGTACAACCCTCCCGACCACGAGGTGGTGGCCATGGCTCGGAAGCTCCAG GATGTGTTCGAGATGCGATTTGCCAAGATGCCAGATGAGCCCGAGGAGCCTCTGGTGGCTGTGTCCTCGCCCGCTGTGCCTCCCCCGACTAAGGTGGTGGCCCCGCCCTCGTCCAGTGACAGCAGCAGCGACAGCTCCTCAGACAGCGATAGTTCCACTGACGACTCTGAGGAGGAACGGGCCCAGCGCCTGGCTGAGCTCCAGGAACAG CTCAAAGCGGTACACGAGCAACTCGCAGCCCTTTCGCAGCCTCAGCAGAACAAGccaaagaagaaggagaaagacaagaaggaaaagaagaaagagaagcacaaaaagaaagaggaagtaGAGGAGACGAAGAAGAGCAAAGCCAAGGAGCCCCCTCCCAAGAAGACgaagaaaaacaacagcaacaacaacgccAG CAAGAAGGAGCCAGCGCCTGTGAAGAACAAGCCGCCACCGGcatatgagtctgaggaggaggaCCGCTGCAAGCCCATGTCTTATGAGGAGAAGCGGCAGCTGAGCCTGGACATCAACAAGCTGCCTGGCGAGAAGCTAGGCCGCGTGGTGCACATCATCCAGTCACGAGAGCCTTCACTCAAGAACTCCAACCCCGACGAGATCGAGATCGACTTTGAGACCCTGAAGCCGTCCACCCTGCGAGAGCTGGAGCGCTACGTCACCTCTTGCCTGCGCAAGAAGAGGAAGCCCCAAG CAGAGAAAGTGGACATGATGGCCGGCTCCTCCAAGATGAAGGGCTTCTCATCCTCGGAGTCGGAGAGCTCCAGCGAGTCCAGCTCCTCAGACAGTGAAGACTCCGAGACAG GTCCTGCCTAA